CAGGCAGAGCAGGTACGGGGCTGGGCGCGGCCCTCGCCGGCGGGTCGGCCGCGAACCTCGGCGCGCTGTTCGTGTTCGGGTCGGCCGTCGCGTGGGTCGCGGGCGCGGTGACGACCCGCGAGGACGACGCGACGCTGGGGCCGCTCGCGTTGCAGGCATGGATGGCCGTCGTCGGCGCGGTGTTGCTCCACGTCGCCGCCGCACTCGTCGGCCAGTCGCCCGCCGCGCTCGACCCGTCGACGACCGGGCTGGCGTGGCTCGCGTACCTCGCGGTCGTTCCCGGCGCCGGCGGGTTCCTGCTGTACTTCCGACTGCTCGACCGGCTCGGCCCGATCCGGGCGGGGCTGTTGGAGTACGCCATCCCGCCCTTCGCCGCGCTGTTCGGGTTCCTCGTGCTCGGCGAGACGCTCGCGGCGAGCACCGCGTGGGGATTCGGCTGTATCTTCGCCGCGTTCGTCCTGGTCCAGCGCGCGCCGATCCGGGGGGCGCTCCGGCGACAGTTCGGGTGAGTTCCCCGGCTGGGATCCCCGGACGCGGCGCCGTCTGTGACTTGTTGGCTGAGTGAGGACTCATGCGAAACGGAGGGTTAATCCGTCCGTACTGTCAGTTCTCGGTATGTACGGGACGCCCGCCGACCGCGCGCTCGCGGTCCTCGCGGTCGGAGCGGACGGAGGCCGGCCGGATCCGCCGTCGGCTCTCGAACGTGCCCTCCCCGAGTCGTCGTCGGTCGCGACCGTCGACTCGATCGCCGCCGCTCTCGATCGCGATCTCGACGCGATCGATTGCATCGTCACCGCGTTCACGCTCGCCGACGGCACCGCGGTCGACCTCCATCGGCGGCTGTCCACGCTGACGGCCCCGCCGCCCGTCGTGCTCGTCGTCGACGCGAGCGACGGATCGGTGCCCGCGGGCGCCGTCTCGACCCCGTTCGCCGATGTCGTCGCCGCCGACCGCGACGGGGACGACCGCGCCGACGGGGACCGGTCCGTCCCCGCGCGCGTCGCGGCGGCGGTCACCTCCGTCGTCCCCGGCGACGACGGCCCGACGGTCGCCGGCGGGCTTCCGCGGGACAGGCGTTCGCTCGACGCCCTGAAGGCGACCCTGTTCGACCGGCTCTTCACCGAGATCCCGATGCACTCGTACGTCAAGGACGGCGAGGCACGACACGTGATGGTGAGCGAGGCGCCCGTCGACAGACGGATCCACCGATTCGGCGACGAGTATCTCGGCCGACGCGACGTCGACGGCGTCGTCCCGGAATCGGACGCGCGCGAGCCGTACGAGGACGACCTGCGCGTGATCGAGACCGGAACGCCGATCGTGAACAAGGAGGAGCACTACGCGTCGGCCGACCGGTGGTTCCGGACCTCGAAGGTGCCGTGGACCGACGGCGACGGCGAGGTCGCCGGCCTGATCGGCATCTCCCAGGAGATAACCGCCCGGAAGGACCGCGAGCGGCAACTGGAGATCACCCACCACGTCGTCCGGCACACGCTCCGAAACAAGCTGAACGTGATACTCGGTCGGTGCGACCGCATCCGTCGGGCGGCCGCGTCGCGAACAACGTCGAGCGGATCGCCGAGGCCGCGGCGGCGCTGACCGACACCGTCGACAACCAGCAGACGATCCTCGGGATGATGCTCGGGGACCCGGACCCGACGCCGACGGACCTCACCTGCCTCGTTCGCCACCGCATCGAGGCGGCCCGGACACGGCGACCGGACGCCGTCATCGACGCCACCCTCGACGACGGTGTCGTCGGGCTCGCTACCGAGAGCGTCGACCGGGCGGTCGACCAGCTCCTCGGCAACGCGTTCGACCACGCCGACGGCACCCCACGGGTGACCGTCTCGCTCGAAGCCGGTGACGACGAAGCGCGGCTGTGCGTCCGCGACGGGGCGCCGGAGATCCCGGCGTTCGAGGTCGAGGTGCTGACCGGTCGCCGGTCGATCGACCACCTCAACCACACGGCCGGCCTGGGGCTGTGGATCGTTCAGTGGGCGATGAAACACTCGGGCGGGGAGGTCACGTTCGACCGGACCGACGACGGCGGCAACGAGGTCACGCTGACGTTCCAGTATCCCGACGCGGAGCGCGACGCCGTCCCGGACGACGCCACCGAGAGGGTCGGGTCTAACGGCGCGGACGACGACTGACTCACCCGATCCGCGTCCCGCTGACTCACCCGATCCGCGTCCCGGCGTCCCCGCCCGCGAGGAACGTCCCGACGGCGTCGGGACCGAACACGTACGCCGGCGAGCCGAGCGCGAGCAGCTCCCGCACCTTCGCGGCCATCCCGCCGGTCACGTCCGTCGAATCGCTGGCCCCGAGCGCGTCGGCGACCTCGTCGAAGTCGTCGATGTGGGGGATCACCTCGTCGTCGCCGTCGAGGACGCCCGGCACCGTCGAGCAGAGGCCCACGCGGTCGGCCTCGAGCGCGCCCGCCAGTTCCGTGACGAGTTCGTCGCCCGAGAGGACGGTGACGGCCTCGCCGGCGTGGACGACGCCGTCGCCGTGGAGCACCGGCACGAACCCCTCGTCGACCATCGTCGCGACCTGCTCGGTCATCAGCGTGAGGTCGCCGTCGGCGTCGCGGGCGGCCGCCGAGAACGGGTGCACCGGGACCGCGGGCACGTCCACGGCGTGTAGCCGCGAGAGGACGAACTGGTTCAGGGTCTTCATCGCGCCGTGGACGGCCATGATGCCGCCCACGTCGCGGATTCCCTCGCTCGCGCTCACGCCGTGTTCGGCGGCGTGGTGGTGGCCGAAGGAGCCGCCGCCGTGGACGATCACGAGGTCCTCGACGGCACCGTCGTCGAGGGCGGCCGCGATGGCCTCCGCCAGCGCCGCGAGCGCCTCGCCGTCGAGCGTCTCCGGGCGGTCCTTCTCGGTGATGACCGAGCCGCCGAGCTTCAGGACCGTGACCATCTACGCCGCCTCCACGCGGACGCCCTCGGTCGCCAACTCGGCGCGGAACGACTGCTCGCACTCGGCGGTGTAGCCGAGCGCGTGCTGCGTCTCGTCGGTCGGATCGAGCGCGACGATGCAGCCGCCGCCGCCCGCGCCGGTGAGCTTCGCGCCGGCGGCGCCCGCGTCCCGGGCGGCCCACACCATCGCGTCCAGCGAGCGGGCGGAGACGCCAAGCGCCTCCAGCAGCCCGTGGTTGAAGTTCATCAGCTCGCCCAGATCGGCGAGCAGTTCGTCGCCGGGTTCGCGTTCGGGGTCGGCATCCGCCAGAAGCCGCTCGCCCTCCCGGGTGAGGTCGCCGACCGTCTCGACGGTGTCGGCGGCGAACGCGTGCTCCTCCCGGAGCGCGCGAACCCCCGCGACGAGTTCGCCGGTGTCGCCGGCGCCGCCGTCGTAGCCGACGACGAACGGCAGCGGCGGGGCGTCGATCGTCCGCGTGTCGTCGCCCTCGACGCGGACGGCCCCGCCCATGGCGGAACAGAACGTGTCCGCGCGGGAGGCCTGGCCCTCCTGCACCTCGTACTCCGCCTCGTAGGCGCGCCGGGCGACCTCCTCGGGGTCGAGTTCGGTCCCGAGCGCGCGCGTCGCCGCGTCGATGCCGGCGACGACGACTGCCGCCGAGGAGCCCAGTCCCGCGCCCAACGGGATCGCCGACTCGACGGTGATGTCGAAGCCGGCGTCGGGACGGTCCGCGGCCTCGCGTGCCTGTCGGACCGCCGCCTCGATGTACTCCATCGCCGCCTCGACCAGCGGGGCCGGCGCGTCGATGTCGGGTCGGTCGTCGATGCTCCCGCCCCAGGTGACGGTGAAGCCGTCCAGCGAGAGGTCCGCCGCGTCGACGCGGACGCGGCCGTCCTCGCGCGGCTCGACGGTCACCCGCGCGCGACGCTCGACCGCACACGGCACCGCCGGCTCGCCGTACACGACCGCGTGCTCGCCGAAGAGGTACACCTTCCCCGGCGCGCTGCAGGTTGTCATACCCGCGACCAACACCCCCCGCCTAACAGCCGTTTCGACTCCCGCCGGCGAGCCCCCCTCTCGACTTCGATACGCGCTGCGGTACGATTATATGAGACGGCGCCCCGTGTCGAATCGTGGTGCGGGGGAGCCGCCCCGTCGGCGGCGCCCGTCCGCCCACGCTCGAAACCGCGGACACGCGACCCGGGGAAAGAGGGAACGCACGCCGTCGCGACCGGGATCCGGTCCGATCGGCTCCGCGGTGGCGACTTCGCCACGACGGCCGTTCCGACCCGAACGGCCGCACGCGGGTCGGCCCGATTATCTCGTTCGATACTATGGGCGCTGGAATTATGTGGGCGGCAGGGCCAGCGGATCTCATGAGTTCGACGACGCCGAACGCCGCCCCGAACGTGGATCGAAGTCGGGACGGCACGTGCTTGCGGGTCGAGCTCTCGGGGGAGTTCGAGGCCGCGGACGTCGTCACCGCGATGGCGCGTGCGCGCCACGTCGCCGAGGACTGCGACGCCGAGTTCGGGGTCGTCGTCGACGTGCGCGAGTTCACCGCCCGCGGAACCGCCCTCGCCGCGCTCGGCGAGTGGGAGACGTTCCTCCGCATGGCCGGCGCCACAGCGGTCGTCCGCGTCGGCGACGACGACGACGCCGTCGGCGGCGCCGACCGTCGCGCCTCCTCGATCGAGGAGGCCGAACGGATGATCTCCCAGTAGGCGCCGCGCTCGCTCGTTTCGATCCCGAGTTCAACCCGTAAGCGACGGCGTCGGTCGACATCGCACGACGCCAGGTCCAGGACGGGGAGCGACGACGCCAGTCGACGCACCGGCGGGACGGCGCCGCCGCTGGCGGGCGTGAGGACAAAGGAGTGATCGCGAAATCCAGCGGCCGGCTTACAGTTCGGCCTCGAAGTCCTCGAGGGCGTAGCCGGGCTCGGCGCCGCGGTTGTCGAGCGTCTCGTTGGCGAGCAGCCAGTAGATGACCGACAGGGCGCGGCGACCCTTGTTGTTCGTCGGGATGACGAGGTCGACGTTGGAGACCTGGTTGTTCGAGTCGCACATCGCGATGACGGGGATGCCGACCGTGATGGCCTCCTTGACCGCCTGCGCGTCCCCGATCGGGTCGGTGACAACCACGACGTCCGGCTCGATGTAGCCGGCGTACTCGGGGTTCGTCAGCGTCCCCGGGATGAAGCGCCCGGTGCGGGCGCGCGCGCCGATCGCGTCGGCGAACTTCTCGGCCGGGAAGCGACCGTACTGGCGCGAGGAGGTGACGAGCACCTGCTCGGGGTCGTAGTTCGCCAGGAACGAGGCCGCGGTACGGATACGGCCGTCCGTCTTGCTCACGTCGAGCACGTACAGGCCGTCGTCGCGGACGCGGTGGATGAACCGCTCCATGTCCTTGGTCTTCTGCTGGGTCCCGATGTGGACGCCAGCGGAGAGGTAGTCCTCGACGGGGATGAGGAGGTCCGCCTCGTCGTCGGGCATGACGTCCTCGTCGAAGCGCGGACCCGCGTCCGCCTCCTCGTCGGCGGCCCCCTCGGCCGCCGCCTCCGTCTCCTCGGGCTGTGCGTCTGTCTCGTCGGGCGACTCCTCGGCCGCGGCGGTCTCTGCGACCTCCTCCTCGGCGTCGGGCGCCTCTTCGGTGTCTGCGTCGTTCTCGGATTCGCTCATACTGCCTCCTCCGCGATGCGGATGAGTTCGTTCAGCTTTGCGGTGCGCTCGCCGCCGACGGTCCCCGTCTTGATGTACGAGGCGTCGGTCGCGACGGCGAGGTGTGCGATGGTGGTGTCCTCGGTCTCGCCCGAGCGGTGGGAGACGACCGCGTCCAGCCCGTTTCGCTGGGCCAGCTCGACGGCGTCGAACGCGTCCGACAGCGTCCCGATCTGGTTCGGCTTGATCAGGATGCTGTTGGCCGCGCCCTCGTCGATGCCCCGCGAGAGGCGCTCGACGTTCGTCACGAACAGGTCGTCGCCGCAGATCAGCGTGCGGTCGCCCACTCTGTCGGTCAGGTCGGCGAACCCGTCGTAGTCGTCCTCGTCGAGGGGGTCCTCGACGTACGCGAGGTCGTACTCGTCGACCAGCTCGGCCATGTACTCGACCTGCTCGGCCGAGGTGCGCTCGGTGTCGCCGTAGCGGTAGACGCCGGCGTCGGCGTCGTACAGCTCCGAGGCGGCAACGTCGAGGCCGAACCGGATCCCGAAGCCGAGCGCGTCCTCCACGCGGGAGGTCGCCTCGTCGACGATCTCGAACGCCTCGGCGTCGGAGACTGCGGGCGCCCACGCGCCCTCGTCGCCCTTGGCGGCGGCGACGCCGCGGTCGTCGAGGATGTCGGCGACCGCGGCGTGGACGTCCGCGTTCGCGAACACCGCCTCCGCGACGGAGGGGGCGCCGACGGGCGCCGAGAGGAACTCCTGGATGTGCGTCGCGTCGGCGGCGTGCTCGCCGCCACCCACGACGTTCCCCAGCGGAACCGGGAACGACCGGTCGGCGTCGCGGAAGGTGCCACCGAGGTGCTGGAACAGCGGCGCGCCCAGCACGTCGGCGCCGGCCTTCGACGCCGCCATGCTGATCGCGACGGCGCTGTTGGCGCCGATCTCCGAGAAGTCCTCGGTGCCGTCGGCGGCGTGCAGCGCCGCGTCCACGTCGCGCTGGTTGCCCGCGTGGACCGAGCCGACGAGCCGCGGGACCGCGTGCTCGCGGGCCCTGGCGATCGCCTCCTTGGGCGGGAGCTCGATCGCCTCGTACTCGCCCGTCGACGCCCCGGAGGGCGCCGCCGCGCGGCCGAAGCCGCCCGACTGGGTGAGCACGTCCGCCTCGACGGTGGGGTTGCCCCGCGAGTCGAGCACGCGACGCAGCGACACCGACTCGATCAGCGTCACGTCACTTCCCCTCCCGCCGGACCGTGAACGGCAACACGCCGGCGTCGTACTCCTCGGCCGCGATGAGGATCGGCTCGGACTGGTCGCTGTCGATCAGCGCCGGCGCGCCGTACGCCAGCTGGAGCGACCGTGCGCCGAGGATGCGGGCCTTCTCGTACCGGTTGTACT
This genomic stretch from Halobaculum roseum harbors:
- a CDS encoding DMT family transporter, which codes for MNRDALGFLTLAALWGTAFVATKAALAEFPPVLLAALRFDIAAAVLVAVAVAAGGRFRPTGWGDLAPILAGGTFSIGLHHALLFTGQQYVPSAVAATLLGLIPVLTPVAARAVRPDERIDAVGAVGLLVGFAGLLLIADPDAGRLAVDGVLARGDGLLAGRAGTGLGAALAGGSAANLGALFVFGSAVAWVAGAVTTREDDATLGPLALQAWMAVVGAVLLHVAAALVGQSPAALDPSTTGLAWLAYLAVVPGAGGFLLYFRLLDRLGPIRAGLLEYAIPPFAALFGFLVLGETLAASTAWGFGCIFAAFVLVQRAPIRGALRRQFG
- a CDS encoding PAS domain-containing protein, which gives rise to MYGTPADRALAVLAVGADGGRPDPPSALERALPESSSVATVDSIAAALDRDLDAIDCIVTAFTLADGTAVDLHRRLSTLTAPPPVVLVVDASDGSVPAGAVSTPFADVVAADRDGDDRADGDRSVPARVAAAVTSVVPGDDGPTVAGGLPRDRRSLDALKATLFDRLFTEIPMHSYVKDGEARHVMVSEAPVDRRIHRFGDEYLGRRDVDGVVPESDAREPYEDDLRVIETGTPIVNKEEHYASADRWFRTSKVPWTDGDGEVAGLIGISQEITARKDRERQLEITHHVVRHTLRNKLNVILGRCDRIRRAAASRTTSSGSPRPRRR
- a CDS encoding sensor histidine kinase, encoding MRPHPSGGRVANNVERIAEAAAALTDTVDNQQTILGMMLGDPDPTPTDLTCLVRHRIEAARTRRPDAVIDATLDDGVVGLATESVDRAVDQLLGNAFDHADGTPRVTVSLEAGDDEARLCVRDGAPEIPAFEVEVLTGRRSIDHLNHTAGLGLWIVQWAMKHSGGEVTFDRTDDGGNEVTLTFQYPDAERDAVPDDATERVGSNGADDD
- a CDS encoding isopentenyl phosphate kinase, translated to MVTVLKLGGSVITEKDRPETLDGEALAALAEAIAAALDDGAVEDLVIVHGGGSFGHHHAAEHGVSASEGIRDVGGIMAVHGAMKTLNQFVLSRLHAVDVPAVPVHPFSAAARDADGDLTLMTEQVATMVDEGFVPVLHGDGVVHAGEAVTVLSGDELVTELAGALEADRVGLCSTVPGVLDGDDEVIPHIDDFDEVADALGASDSTDVTGGMAAKVRELLALGSPAYVFGPDAVGTFLAGGDAGTRIG
- the mvk gene encoding mevalonate kinase, which encodes MTTCSAPGKVYLFGEHAVVYGEPAVPCAVERRARVTVEPREDGRVRVDAADLSLDGFTVTWGGSIDDRPDIDAPAPLVEAAMEYIEAAVRQAREAADRPDAGFDITVESAIPLGAGLGSSAAVVVAGIDAATRALGTELDPEEVARRAYEAEYEVQEGQASRADTFCSAMGGAVRVEGDDTRTIDAPPLPFVVGYDGGAGDTGELVAGVRALREEHAFAADTVETVGDLTREGERLLADADPEREPGDELLADLGELMNFNHGLLEALGVSARSLDAMVWAARDAGAAGAKLTGAGGGGCIVALDPTDETQHALGYTAECEQSFRAELATEGVRVEAA
- the rpsB gene encoding 30S ribosomal protein S2; translated protein: MSESENDADTEEAPDAEEEVAETAAAEESPDETDAQPEETEAAAEGAADEEADAGPRFDEDVMPDDEADLLIPVEDYLSAGVHIGTQQKTKDMERFIHRVRDDGLYVLDVSKTDGRIRTAASFLANYDPEQVLVTSSRQYGRFPAEKFADAIGARARTGRFIPGTLTNPEYAGYIEPDVVVVTDPIGDAQAVKEAITVGIPVIAMCDSNNQVSNVDLVIPTNNKGRRALSVIYWLLANETLDNRGAEPGYALEDFEAEL
- the eno gene encoding phosphopyruvate hydratase → MTLIESVSLRRVLDSRGNPTVEADVLTQSGGFGRAAAPSGASTGEYEAIELPPKEAIARAREHAVPRLVGSVHAGNQRDVDAALHAADGTEDFSEIGANSAVAISMAASKAGADVLGAPLFQHLGGTFRDADRSFPVPLGNVVGGGEHAADATHIQEFLSAPVGAPSVAEAVFANADVHAAVADILDDRGVAAAKGDEGAWAPAVSDAEAFEIVDEATSRVEDALGFGIRFGLDVAASELYDADAGVYRYGDTERTSAEQVEYMAELVDEYDLAYVEDPLDEDDYDGFADLTDRVGDRTLICGDDLFVTNVERLSRGIDEGAANSILIKPNQIGTLSDAFDAVELAQRNGLDAVVSHRSGETEDTTIAHLAVATDASYIKTGTVGGERTAKLNELIRIAEEAV
- a CDS encoding DNA-directed RNA polymerase subunit K; amino-acid sequence: MSGNLEYNRYEKARILGARSLQLAYGAPALIDSDQSEPILIAAEEYDAGVLPFTVRREGK